A DNA window from Azotosporobacter soli contains the following coding sequences:
- a CDS encoding acyltransferase family protein: MGAVKREVYIDYLRLLLIGLVVMQHLSVTYSGIGSWYYVEKAALGPVQQTVFLFFNSFNQSYFMGLLFFIAGCFVPGAYDRKGFWRFTADRFLRLGVPALFYMLLVQPLNLYILRTAGVWQQADFFAWYARYVSSFAFLGGSGPLWFAVALLIFSLFYALFRLLEGEANGSRPLCPLTTRYCIGLILLIAIVAFAIRLVQPIGTSILNMQFCFFSEYVFLFAAGIAASRNQWLAELRYEYGLKWLKAVLFLGIPCWIAVVIGGGVLRMQSIDVITGGWQWQAACYALLESFFGVGMSIGLLALFKEKCNRQSRFWQTLADNSFAVYVFHAPIIITLTLLLRDLQFWPLLKFALLSVLALPLCFALAHFVLRRLPLLKRIL; encoded by the coding sequence ATGGGAGCGGTGAAACGGGAAGTGTATATCGACTATCTGCGCTTGCTGCTGATCGGGCTTGTCGTCATGCAGCATTTGTCCGTTACGTATAGCGGCATTGGCAGTTGGTACTACGTAGAAAAAGCGGCGCTGGGGCCGGTGCAGCAAACGGTATTTTTATTTTTCAATTCGTTCAATCAATCGTATTTCATGGGATTGCTGTTTTTTATCGCGGGCTGCTTTGTTCCGGGCGCATATGACCGGAAAGGTTTTTGGCGCTTTACTGCGGATCGCTTTTTGCGCTTGGGCGTTCCGGCTTTGTTTTATATGCTGCTGGTGCAGCCGCTGAATCTCTATATACTGCGGACTGCCGGAGTATGGCAGCAAGCGGATTTTTTTGCTTGGTATGCGAGATACGTCAGTTCGTTCGCTTTTCTTGGCGGCTCCGGCCCGCTCTGGTTTGCCGTGGCGCTGCTGATTTTTTCACTCTTCTACGCTCTCTTTCGTTTACTGGAGGGAGAAGCGAATGGAAGCAGACCGTTGTGTCCGCTTACGACCCGGTACTGCATCGGACTGATTTTGCTGATTGCCATTGTCGCCTTTGCGATTCGTCTGGTGCAGCCGATCGGTACGTCAATTTTGAACATGCAGTTTTGCTTTTTTTCCGAATACGTCTTTTTGTTTGCGGCGGGTATTGCGGCAAGCCGCAATCAGTGGCTTGCCGAGCTGCGCTATGAGTACGGTTTGAAATGGCTGAAGGCGGTCTTGTTCTTGGGGATTCCATGCTGGATCGCGGTAGTGATCGGCGGCGGCGTTTTAAGAATGCAAAGCATTGATGTCATAACAGGCGGCTGGCAGTGGCAAGCTGCCTGTTATGCGCTGCTGGAGTCGTTCTTCGGCGTAGGCATGTCCATTGGTCTGTTGGCGTTGTTCAAAGAAAAGTGCAATCGGCAAAGCCGCTTTTGGCAAACGCTGGCAGATAATTCGTTTGCCGTGTATGTCTTTCATGCGCCCATTATCATCACACTGACGCTGCTGCTACGCGATCTGCAATTCTGGCCGCTCTTGAAGTTTGCATTGCTGTCGGTCTTGGCGCTGCCGCTTTGCTTTGCGCTGGCACATTTTGTCCTGCGGCGTTTGCCGCTTTTAAAGCGAATTCTTTAG
- a CDS encoding acetoacetate decarboxylase family protein gives MLKGYTLPRTPRGTSSLAPEPPWHYVGNALAVEYEANPLAAASFLPQGLELASGRCAVYFIEWQYCSETGEEYLDPVRSQYRETIILLSAEFEGTPVSYCPFIWVDQDVSLMRGLAQGWPKQMGSTWITRAYDLPSKASPVVGAGGKFGATLAVKERRLAEAQVTLRELTDSLPAPNFAKAVNVRYFPELAAGKHDKPAVHELVQLKSRDIAVSPIWKGEASMSIFEHPYIELPDLRPTSVLAGYRFSFALTVDDLLSLRDLRSEERS, from the coding sequence ATGTTGAAAGGCTATACGCTGCCAAGGACGCCGCGCGGGACATCGAGTCTTGCGCCGGAGCCGCCGTGGCATTATGTTGGTAATGCGCTTGCCGTGGAGTATGAAGCAAATCCGCTGGCAGCGGCCAGCTTTTTGCCGCAGGGACTCGAGCTGGCTTCCGGTCGTTGTGCGGTCTATTTTATTGAATGGCAATACTGCAGCGAAACGGGAGAAGAATATTTAGACCCTGTGCGCAGCCAATATCGGGAAACGATTATCTTGTTGTCGGCTGAATTTGAGGGGACGCCCGTATCATATTGCCCTTTTATCTGGGTGGATCAGGATGTTTCGTTAATGCGCGGCCTTGCACAGGGCTGGCCGAAACAAATGGGATCGACCTGGATCACGCGCGCCTATGATTTGCCGTCGAAAGCGAGCCCCGTTGTCGGAGCGGGCGGGAAATTTGGTGCTACGTTAGCGGTTAAAGAGCGCCGTTTGGCGGAAGCGCAAGTCACGCTGCGCGAGCTGACCGATTCGCTGCCTGCGCCTAATTTTGCCAAAGCGGTCAATGTCCGCTATTTTCCTGAACTTGCGGCAGGGAAACACGACAAACCGGCGGTGCATGAACTGGTGCAGCTTAAATCGCGCGATATCGCCGTATCGCCAATCTGGAAAGGGGAAGCGTCGATGTCGATTTTCGAGCATCCCTACATCGAGCTGCCTGACTTGCGGCCGACGTCTGTTCTTGCAGGCTATCGCTTCTCGTTTGCACTTACGGTGGATGACTTGCTTTCGCTTCGCGATCTGCG
- a CDS encoding substrate-binding periplasmic protein, whose protein sequence is MMMRCGRMKLLLVVGLSLLNFGCFNQMAKPEAEPQQVAPPSVRAGKNLTLVCDVYPPYEYEANGEAVGLSVEIVREGLRRAGYTATITIYPWARALKMIESGDVDAIFTVWKTPEREAFIDYSQAIATDRQLITVKKESAITFDGDLSKLSQYRIGVINGFSYGAPFDAAVKEGTIKVEEAVEVENNIEKLLSDRIDIYVEGEYVILHELKKAGKMYRVKSLRPAVNETDVYLGFAKKRELGAVRDKFDAALAEMKKDGTQQRIIDSYTR, encoded by the coding sequence ATGATGATGCGGTGCGGTCGGATGAAGCTACTCTTGGTAGTGGGTTTATCGTTGCTGAATTTCGGCTGTTTTAACCAGATGGCTAAACCGGAGGCGGAGCCGCAACAAGTAGCGCCGCCTTCGGTAAGGGCGGGAAAAAACCTAACGCTGGTTTGTGATGTGTACCCGCCCTATGAATATGAAGCGAATGGAGAGGCCGTGGGGCTGTCTGTGGAGATCGTCAGAGAAGGGTTGCGGCGGGCCGGTTACACAGCGACAATTACGATTTATCCTTGGGCCAGGGCTTTGAAAATGATCGAAAGCGGCGACGTCGATGCCATATTTACGGTTTGGAAGACGCCGGAGCGGGAAGCTTTCATCGATTATTCGCAGGCAATAGCGACAGATCGGCAACTGATAACGGTAAAAAAAGAATCGGCAATAACCTTTGACGGTGATCTGAGCAAGTTAAGTCAATATCGCATCGGCGTGATCAATGGCTTCAGTTATGGGGCTCCTTTTGACGCGGCCGTAAAAGAAGGAACGATCAAGGTTGAGGAAGCGGTTGAAGTGGAGAATAACATTGAGAAATTGTTGAGCGACAGAATTGATATCTATGTGGAAGGCGAATACGTCATTTTGCATGAATTAAAGAAAGCAGGCAAAATGTATCGTGTGAAAAGTTTGCGTCCGGCGGTCAACGAAACGGATGTCTATTTGGGTTTTGCTAAGAAACGAGAGCTTGGCGCGGTGCGTGATAAGTTTGATGCAGCGCTGGCAGAAATGAAAAAAGACGGAACGCAACAGCGGATCATCGACAGTTACACACGGTAG
- a CDS encoding DUF3089 domain-containing protein, with amino-acid sequence MNVKKIMLVMLVLCLSVAFSGQAGAASAVDYADPARWLALPTANDKNVDVFYLYPTAWQKADAKEPDICGIDNASMMKGSKMAYAKTATAFEPIGNVYAPYYRQADIGAVLTLPPEKQAAIIAGTPREDAFAAFDYYIKHYNQGRPFILASHSQGSNVMLYLLADYMKEHPEVYQRMIAAYVIGYSVTGEYLARNPHLKFAQGADDTGVIISYNTEAPGVSGNNPVLLPGAIAINPISWTREETLATAEESYGSLLLNEQQEWTAVAQYADARVDKTRGVVICSTADVEALSPGNAIFPKGVYHPYDYPFYYYNIRENAALRAAKFLGK; translated from the coding sequence ATGAACGTAAAGAAAATCATGTTGGTCATGCTCGTGCTCTGTTTAAGCGTCGCTTTTTCCGGACAGGCCGGTGCGGCGAGCGCCGTCGATTATGCCGATCCGGCACGATGGCTGGCGCTGCCGACAGCCAATGACAAGAACGTGGATGTATTTTATCTCTATCCAACCGCCTGGCAAAAAGCGGATGCAAAGGAACCGGACATCTGCGGCATCGATAATGCGTCGATGATGAAGGGTTCGAAAATGGCGTACGCGAAAACGGCGACCGCATTCGAACCGATCGGAAACGTCTATGCTCCGTACTATAGGCAGGCGGACATCGGTGCTGTCTTGACGCTGCCGCCGGAAAAACAGGCCGCAATTATTGCGGGCACGCCGAGAGAGGATGCGTTTGCCGCATTTGACTATTACATCAAGCATTACAATCAGGGCAGACCGTTTATCCTGGCTTCGCACTCGCAAGGCTCGAATGTGATGCTCTATCTGCTGGCGGATTATATGAAGGAACACCCGGAGGTATATCAGCGGATGATCGCCGCGTATGTGATCGGTTATTCGGTGACCGGAGAGTATCTCGCCCGCAATCCGCACTTGAAATTTGCGCAAGGCGCGGACGATACGGGCGTCATTATTTCGTATAATACCGAAGCGCCGGGCGTTAGCGGAAACAATCCGGTTCTGCTGCCGGGCGCGATAGCGATCAATCCGATCAGCTGGACGAGGGAGGAGACTCTAGCGACCGCGGAGGAAAGCTATGGCTCACTGCTCTTAAATGAGCAACAGGAATGGACGGCGGTTGCGCAGTATGCCGATGCGCGGGTTGATAAAACGAGAGGCGTCGTCATCTGCAGCACAGCGGATGTCGAGGCGCTGTCGCCGGGCAATGCGATTTTTCCCAAAGGCGTGTACCACCCGTATGATTATCCGTTTTATTACTATAACATCAGAGAAAACGCCGCGCTTCGTGCGGCAAAATTCTTGGGGAAATAA
- a CDS encoding sigma-54 interaction domain-containing protein, producing the protein MEKAVPTNGGSFTLRLAVDIAQKAYALERQYHTPLFFYDAEQIMAAATDFFTVFSLLAKQSQVVRIKSDGQQADIVLQLMSEYMEERLQREDASEDTYKLAQDIQTLTQQLVLASLPSDVSLEEQVRQLKEELELSYRKVEFLEKKSRQMKEASWHTGRLKSESQEQKMLRSLKAGKAFERFIGVNQTVLELLALAAKAAKVQSTVLLCGASGTGKELIAEGIHQASPRAQGPLVKINCAAIPENLLESELFGHEKGSFSGAIKRKLGKFELAHCGTIFLDEIGEMELNMQAKLLRVLQNSQFERVGGEETIEVDVRIIAATNQNMERLVKENRFRADLYYRLNVIPIYLPSLTDRKQDIPLLLDHFMKKFSQDLGKKILGIKNEAMEALVNYDWPGNTRELRNIVERMVALTDNSYIGLEDIPACCMAERMKPPDDSIIKAGELFPLAEYEKQIIRAALEKHGSYTAAGKVLGITHKTVAAKAHKYGIDGLDRAE; encoded by the coding sequence ATGGAAAAAGCAGTACCGACAAATGGAGGTTCATTTACACTGCGACTAGCAGTCGATATTGCACAAAAAGCCTATGCCCTGGAGCGGCAATATCATACGCCGCTGTTTTTTTATGATGCGGAACAAATCATGGCGGCGGCCACTGATTTTTTTACGGTTTTTTCTTTGCTCGCCAAGCAAAGCCAAGTGGTGCGGATAAAGAGTGATGGACAGCAGGCCGATATTGTTTTGCAACTCATGTCAGAATATATGGAAGAACGGTTGCAGAGGGAAGACGCGAGTGAGGATACGTATAAACTGGCGCAAGACATACAAACATTGACGCAACAACTGGTTTTGGCCTCTCTGCCAAGCGATGTCTCGTTGGAGGAGCAGGTTCGCCAGTTGAAAGAAGAACTGGAATTGTCGTACCGTAAGGTCGAGTTTCTTGAAAAGAAGTCCAGACAAATGAAAGAGGCAAGTTGGCATACGGGACGCTTAAAGAGTGAGTCGCAAGAACAAAAAATGCTGCGAAGCTTAAAAGCAGGCAAGGCCTTCGAACGTTTTATCGGTGTGAACCAAACGGTGCTAGAACTGTTAGCGCTGGCGGCCAAAGCTGCTAAGGTGCAGTCTACTGTTTTGCTTTGCGGCGCGAGCGGTACGGGAAAGGAATTGATTGCGGAAGGCATTCACCAAGCCAGTCCGCGCGCACAAGGACCGCTGGTTAAAATAAATTGCGCGGCCATTCCGGAAAATCTTTTGGAGAGTGAGTTGTTCGGTCATGAAAAAGGTTCGTTTAGCGGCGCCATCAAACGAAAATTAGGAAAGTTCGAATTGGCTCACTGCGGTACGATTTTTTTAGATGAGATCGGCGAGATGGAATTGAACATGCAAGCGAAACTGTTGCGTGTCTTACAGAACAGCCAATTTGAAAGGGTCGGCGGAGAGGAGACGATCGAAGTCGACGTACGCATTATTGCTGCGACGAATCAGAATATGGAACGGCTGGTGAAAGAAAATCGTTTTCGCGCTGATTTGTATTACCGGCTCAATGTAATTCCGATCTATTTGCCGTCGCTGACCGATCGCAAACAGGATATTCCGCTGCTGTTGGATCATTTCATGAAAAAGTTCAGTCAGGATCTTGGGAAGAAGATACTGGGGATCAAGAATGAGGCGATGGAGGCTTTAGTTAATTACGATTGGCCGGGAAATACACGCGAGCTACGCAATATTGTCGAAAGGATGGTTGCGCTTACCGATAATTCCTATATCGGTTTGGAAGACATCCCTGCGTGCTGCATGGCGGAAAGAATGAAGCCGCCTGACGACAGCATCATCAAGGCTGGAGAATTATTTCCGCTGGCGGAATACGAAAAGCAGATCATCCGGGCTGCATTGGAAAAGCACGGCAGCTATACGGCGGCTGGAAAAGTGCTTGGCATCACGCATAAGACGGTTGCGGCTAAAGCGCACAAATACGGCATAGACGGCCTGGATAGGGCCGAGTGA
- a CDS encoding condensation domain-containing protein translates to MKKELPSYPVFSQDVFNYLSAKYFANNQLSYVIKLNGRINETLLRDALTQSLAAEPVLGCRFIERDEQAIWLQHPDLKRLELCSVVETDNSEKEVQQFIASPHDFERDCQIKATIIRSVTDTLCIKVNHACCDAGGFKRYLTLLLSIYEHLYQGRQYFIPPNPSANRSQEPIFQSPAIAAWLKTANTEIDMMPTVALPFTPGKDEAPFAAVGQTTPAQFERLKKQAHAHSVTINDLLLTAYLRTLGVIAEAPQKTIAVCNSVDLRRYLPDQTISAVSNLSGMNLIRGSCAPAESFAATLRKVAAETTHMKNNQPGINMALFIATHGSMPFKDADLQWQGFKEMSAQTNLCNPWLSNVGILAEKPVSFGSATAIDCYMIGPAFFAPAFMLLTSTYNNVLTLSINFFQSTLKKAVAEQIIHSILDDLQNC, encoded by the coding sequence ATGAAAAAGGAACTCCCTTCTTATCCCGTTTTTTCCCAAGATGTTTTCAACTATCTCAGCGCCAAATATTTTGCAAACAACCAACTCAGCTATGTAATCAAACTCAACGGCAGAATAAATGAGACGCTTCTGCGCGATGCCCTGACGCAATCCTTGGCCGCCGAACCCGTTTTAGGTTGTCGGTTCATCGAAAGGGATGAGCAAGCGATTTGGCTGCAGCACCCGGATCTTAAGCGTCTAGAATTATGCTCTGTCGTCGAAACGGACAACAGTGAAAAAGAAGTACAACAATTCATTGCTTCTCCCCATGATTTCGAGCGCGATTGCCAGATAAAAGCCACAATAATCCGTTCCGTTACAGACACCTTGTGCATCAAGGTCAACCATGCCTGTTGCGATGCGGGCGGTTTCAAACGCTATCTCACCCTTTTGTTATCCATTTACGAACATCTTTACCAGGGCCGCCAGTACTTCATCCCCCCCAATCCGTCCGCCAACCGCAGCCAGGAGCCGATCTTTCAATCCCCCGCTATTGCCGCCTGGCTTAAAACCGCGAATACCGAAATCGACATGATGCCGACCGTCGCGCTCCCCTTCACGCCCGGAAAAGACGAAGCGCCTTTCGCCGCGGTGGGACAAACGACGCCCGCACAGTTCGAGCGCCTCAAAAAACAAGCACATGCCCATAGCGTCACGATCAATGACCTTCTCTTGACCGCGTATTTACGAACGCTTGGCGTTATTGCCGAAGCGCCGCAAAAAACAATTGCCGTATGCAACTCCGTCGATTTGCGGCGTTACCTGCCTGACCAGACCATAAGCGCCGTCAGCAATCTTTCCGGGATGAACCTGATTAGGGGCAGCTGCGCTCCGGCGGAATCTTTCGCCGCTACACTGCGTAAGGTCGCAGCAGAAACAACCCACATGAAAAATAATCAACCGGGCATAAACATGGCGTTGTTTATTGCTACCCATGGAAGCATGCCGTTTAAAGACGCCGATTTGCAATGGCAAGGGTTCAAAGAGATGTCGGCTCAGACCAATTTATGCAACCCCTGGCTTTCCAACGTTGGAATCCTTGCCGAAAAACCCGTCTCCTTTGGCTCTGCAACGGCCATCGATTGCTATATGATCGGCCCCGCTTTCTTTGCCCCTGCTTTTATGCTGCTCACCAGCACCTATAACAACGTTTTAACCTTATCGATAAACTTTTTCCAATCGACTCTTAAAAAAGCGGTTGCCGAGCAGATCATCCACTCGATCTTGGATGACCTGCAGAACTGTTAA
- a CDS encoding MIP/aquaporin family protein — MTSYFGEFFGTMVLIVLGNGVMANVALRGTKAEGGGWLVVTAGWTFAVIIGVFCAIATGAQNADINPVMTLVKTLMGMYSPAQAAITMVCQLLGAFVGACVVWIHFWPHWAETDDCDLILAAFSTGPAIRHNVANIASEIIGTAMLVVPVFAIYSKNVGILAPGFGPWSVGILIWAIGLSLGGTTGYALNPARDLGPRIAHALLPIQGKGDSDWNYAWIPVLGPMLGGLLGFAIARATELI, encoded by the coding sequence ATGACAAGTTATTTTGGCGAATTTTTTGGTACAATGGTTTTGATTGTTTTAGGCAACGGCGTGATGGCGAATGTCGCGTTGCGCGGTACAAAAGCAGAAGGCGGCGGTTGGCTGGTCGTGACCGCGGGTTGGACGTTTGCCGTCATCATCGGTGTGTTTTGCGCGATTGCGACTGGGGCGCAAAATGCCGATATTAATCCGGTCATGACATTGGTGAAGACGCTGATGGGAATGTACTCTCCTGCTCAGGCGGCAATCACGATGGTCTGCCAATTGCTTGGCGCTTTTGTCGGGGCTTGTGTCGTGTGGATTCATTTTTGGCCGCATTGGGCGGAGACGGACGATTGCGACTTGATTTTAGCGGCGTTTTCTACCGGACCGGCGATTCGCCACAACGTGGCAAACATTGCGTCGGAAATCATCGGTACGGCCATGCTGGTCGTACCAGTATTCGCGATCTATTCGAAAAATGTCGGTATTCTTGCTCCGGGATTCGGACCGTGGTCGGTGGGCATATTGATTTGGGCCATTGGCTTGAGCTTAGGCGGCACCACCGGTTATGCACTAAACCCGGCGCGTGATTTAGGCCCGCGCATTGCGCATGCATTGCTGCCGATCCAAGGCAAGGGAGATTCGGACTGGAATTATGCATGGATTCCCGTTCTCGGTCCGATGCTGGGCGGTCTGCTCGGATTTGCCATTGCCCGGGCTACGGAACTGATTTGA
- the fosX gene encoding FosX/FosE/FosI family fosfomycin resistance hydrolase, with translation MIQGISHITFIVADLERAAKFFKDVFDAKEVYASGEKTFSLSKERFFVIGGQWIALMEGDPLKERSYHHVAFQIAEDDFARYEERIVALGIERKRPRSRVDGEGRSLYFYDFDNHLFELHTGTLEKRLERYAK, from the coding sequence ATGATTCAGGGCATCAGTCATATCACGTTCATCGTGGCCGATTTGGAAAGAGCGGCAAAGTTTTTCAAAGACGTCTTTGACGCGAAAGAGGTGTATGCGAGCGGCGAAAAGACATTCTCGCTGAGCAAAGAACGCTTTTTCGTAATCGGCGGACAATGGATCGCGCTGATGGAAGGCGATCCGTTGAAGGAACGCAGCTATCATCATGTCGCGTTTCAAATCGCTGAGGATGATTTTGCGCGCTATGAAGAAAGGATCGTGGCTTTGGGGATCGAACGGAAGCGACCGCGCTCGCGTGTGGATGGCGAAGGAAGATCGCTTTATTTTTATGATTTTGATAATCATCTCTTCGAATTACATACCGGAACGTTGGAAAAAAGGTTAGAACGATACGCGAAGTGA
- a CDS encoding ATP-binding protein, which yields MAEKKWALKSIRQRLMLYLLVTVFVVMSLFGLARTVFITSTIHEEWQEKAEKLNRLAALALVNPIWDYNRRGINSVGDALMQNKEIGWVTIEAEGAKVIYHKGKEGDEYQTDKIVTVHEPVYKDESVIGTLNVGITTHYRQRDIQREIGQAVAGIIVVLGILWLMILFVSRSVIKPIEALSKGTDEIARGNLEKRLPVLSQDEIGVLAERFNYMLERLEWMQQERERTQAALAESEERFRKAFHHIADVVGIVRLADRKYIDVSESFFRMLGYQREEIIGRRSLEFGLWKERQDYEELYEELRVSGAVRQREGAWLTKDRSVRSGVYSAEVIEIGGEGCVLFAWHDISERKMAEEQVRQARDELEVKVEVRTQELTAMNEELTAINQELIHTLEQLNQTQDKLIQSEKMAAMGTLVAGIAHEINTPLGLGVTLASRWGELNRDLEGKYENGRLSRNALKNYLQESKEIDEMLERNLERAAKLVQNFKQISVDQASEIRRVFKVREYLDGILLTLHPKLKHTRIEVIVDCDENCELDAYPGGFGQIITNLVMNSLLHGYEAGAAGMIQINGEQTDDHFVLSYRDDGKGMDGSVLAKIFEPFYTTNRGGGSTGLGMYVIYNIVTQLFKGSIECRSEVGHGIQVVIRLPNGVLEGNQLSEG from the coding sequence ATGGCGGAAAAGAAATGGGCGCTGAAATCCATTCGCCAACGCTTGATGTTGTATCTGTTAGTAACCGTATTTGTCGTGATGTCATTGTTCGGCTTAGCGCGTACCGTTTTTATCACGAGTACGATTCATGAAGAATGGCAGGAAAAGGCCGAGAAACTGAATCGTTTAGCGGCGTTGGCGCTGGTTAATCCGATCTGGGATTATAATCGCAGAGGCATTAACAGCGTTGGCGATGCCTTGATGCAAAACAAAGAAATTGGTTGGGTCACGATCGAAGCGGAAGGAGCCAAGGTCATTTATCATAAGGGCAAGGAAGGGGACGAATATCAGACCGATAAAATCGTGACGGTACACGAACCTGTCTATAAAGATGAAAGCGTGATTGGTACCTTGAATGTTGGGATTACCACGCATTATCGGCAGCGTGATATTCAAAGGGAAATAGGCCAAGCTGTCGCAGGAATAATAGTGGTGCTGGGGATTCTATGGTTGATGATCCTCTTTGTTTCGCGGTCGGTGATAAAACCGATTGAGGCTTTGAGCAAAGGAACCGATGAAATTGCTCGCGGCAATTTAGAAAAGCGACTTCCTGTTTTGTCCCAAGATGAGATTGGCGTATTAGCGGAGCGTTTCAATTATATGCTGGAGCGTCTCGAGTGGATGCAGCAAGAACGTGAACGGACGCAAGCGGCGCTGGCGGAATCGGAAGAGCGGTTTCGCAAGGCTTTTCATCATATTGCCGATGTGGTGGGCATCGTCCGCCTGGCGGATAGAAAATATATCGATGTGAGTGAGAGCTTTTTTCGGATGCTTGGTTATCAGCGGGAAGAAATAATTGGACGACGCTCGCTTGAATTTGGGCTGTGGAAAGAGCGGCAGGACTATGAAGAGTTGTATGAAGAGTTGCGTGTCAGTGGCGCAGTCCGGCAGCGCGAAGGCGCTTGGCTGACGAAAGATCGCTCGGTGCGAAGCGGCGTCTATTCGGCGGAGGTCATCGAAATTGGCGGTGAAGGTTGCGTCCTGTTTGCCTGGCATGACATTAGCGAACGAAAGATGGCGGAGGAACAAGTGCGCCAAGCGAGAGATGAACTGGAAGTCAAAGTGGAGGTTCGGACGCAAGAGTTGACGGCGATGAATGAAGAATTGACGGCGATAAACCAGGAATTGATTCATACGTTGGAACAACTGAATCAAACGCAGGATAAACTGATTCAATCGGAGAAAATGGCCGCCATGGGTACGCTGGTTGCCGGAATTGCGCATGAAATCAATACGCCGCTTGGGCTTGGCGTGACTTTGGCGTCGCGTTGGGGCGAACTGAACCGGGATCTGGAAGGCAAATATGAAAATGGTCGATTAAGCCGGAATGCCTTAAAGAACTATCTGCAAGAGAGTAAAGAGATTGATGAAATGCTGGAGCGGAATCTGGAACGGGCGGCAAAATTGGTGCAAAATTTCAAGCAAATCTCGGTAGATCAGGCCAGTGAAATCCGGCGCGTCTTCAAGGTGCGAGAGTATCTGGATGGCATTTTGCTGACGTTGCATCCTAAATTGAAACATACCCGGATCGAAGTGATCGTGGACTGTGATGAAAACTGCGAGTTGGATGCTTATCCAGGCGGATTTGGTCAGATTATTACGAACCTGGTAATGAATTCGTTGTTGCATGGCTATGAAGCTGGGGCGGCCGGTATGATTCAAATCAACGGGGAACAGACGGACGATCATTTTGTGCTTAGCTATCGCGATGACGGCAAGGGGATGGATGGCAGTGTACTCGCGAAGATATTCGAACCGTTTTACACTACGAATCGAGGCGGCGGCAGTACGGGCTTGGGCATGTATGTGATATACAATATTGTAACCCAGCTCTTTAAAGGGAGCATCGAATGCCGCAGCGAAGTTGGTCACGGAATTCAGGTAGTGATTCGTCTGCCTAATGGGGTGCTGGAAGGGAATCAACTATCCGAAGGATAA